One stretch of Geoalkalibacter ferrihydriticus DSM 17813 DNA includes these proteins:
- a CDS encoding DUF3644 domain-containing protein, with the protein MLEKSISAMLSAIEIYNKPDFKYREETFSVLCINSWELLLKAKILNLASNKLAALYAMEYKTLITGKKSTVKRPKKNRSGNPLSINLFEAYRIVTEEYGVKINKAVSDNLVALTEIRDNSIHFVNDDLLLSLKIQELGSASLQNYLHLVSSWFGDVLSRYNFYLMPLSFFRNFNEAPGISLNSSERKVLDYIKKSEEGYDGIEDVGDYNLTLRIDVKFQKVKSTSGLPVQITNDPGATAVYLSEEDFTDKYPWDYDILSTRLSKRYSDFKMNANYHKIRKKLEGDKKFAYERLLNPKNPNGGKKTFYNPNIQKEFDKHYTKIS; encoded by the coding sequence ATGCTCGAAAAATCTATCTCGGCAATGCTTTCGGCAATAGAGATATACAATAAGCCAGATTTCAAGTATCGCGAAGAGACCTTCTCAGTATTGTGCATTAACTCTTGGGAATTGCTCTTAAAAGCGAAGATACTTAACTTGGCCAGCAATAAATTGGCCGCGCTCTATGCGATGGAGTACAAAACACTTATAACTGGCAAGAAATCTACCGTAAAAAGACCGAAAAAGAATCGCTCTGGTAATCCGCTTTCTATTAATCTTTTTGAAGCCTACCGAATCGTGACGGAGGAATACGGAGTTAAAATAAACAAAGCTGTGAGCGATAACTTGGTTGCCCTTACTGAGATTAGGGATAACTCGATACATTTCGTAAATGATGATTTGCTGTTGTCACTGAAGATTCAGGAGTTAGGTAGCGCATCTCTTCAAAACTACCTTCATTTAGTATCTTCTTGGTTTGGCGATGTTCTATCAAGATATAATTTTTACCTCATGCCCTTATCGTTCTTCAGGAATTTTAATGAGGCCCCCGGTATTTCACTCAATTCTAGCGAAAGGAAGGTTTTGGATTACATCAAGAAATCAGAAGAAGGATATGATGGCATTGAGGATGTTGGCGATTACAACTTGACCCTGAGGATTGATGTAAAATTTCAAAAGGTCAAGAGCACTTCTGGTCTTCCAGTTCAGATCACCAACGATCCAGGCGCTACTGCAGTATATCTGTCAGAAGAGGACTTTACTGATAAGTATCCTTGGGATTACGATATCCTTAGTACCCGGTTATCGAAGCGGTATTCCGATTTCAAAATGAACGCAAATTATCACAAGATAAGGAAGAAGCTGGAAGGGGATAAAAAGTTCGCATACGAGCGGCTTCTGAATCCGAAAAATCCAAATGGCGGTAAGAAAACGTTTTATAATCCGAACATCCAGAAAGAGTTTGACAAGCATTATACAAAAATAAGTTAA